The genome window ATATCCGAAGCCAAAATATGTTTGGAACGGATCCAAAAGGGGAACTATTTTTATTAACTGCGCCATTGAAACGGGATCAAGGATATGCGGTGTACCAAATTGATTTTATTGACTTTGAGCAAAGTCGATATAACCCATTGGATTATGTGTTTACGGACGTAGATGCGCAGAATCTATCCATGACCATAGCTGCGAACTCTAAAAGAGATGATAAGGAAGATTTCTTCATGGAACGGGCACAAAAAATGCTGTTAGGATTAATCGTTTATTGTAAAAGCACGAATCCGACAACTAACAATGACGTGATTAATATTTATAATGCATATGTCGCGCCAGATGAAGACACGTTTGCTGTATTTGTTGAAGATATTGTAGGAAGAGAGCCCACAGCTTATCAAACATTAAAGGGGCTTAACTACACTACAATCTAGTACGAGAGCGAGCGTACTATCCAGTTTTGATTCCCAGAACTCTATATTCAAGATGAATAAAGTGACTAAAATGACACAAAATAGTGATTTTAACTTCTATGACTTTCAAAAGCGCAAAAATATCTAATATGTGAAAATACCAATGCGTAAAAATGCCTTCCAGGCCATAACAGCAACATTCTTCGACCAACTAATCGATGCACTCTATTCCATCGCAGATAAACAACCCAATCATAGACAAAATTGATTAATCCTATACTAAATAATTTCTTATTTCGTTTAAATCGCTTCTAGCAACAACAACTTAGAGGATGAGAACGAGTTAATGAGCTTCTTACATGATATTGAAGTATGAGCTCCTGACAGTTCATACAATTTGCAAAATGTAGATGCTGAGTTTCGCGTTAGTATGAACAAAGGGATCCAAGGATTCAAAATAAAAAATCAACAAAATAGAAGGGAAAGCGAAGTTAAGTCAAAACCATCCATTACAGGGACAAGAGCTAATTATTAATCAACTCGAACAGATTTCATTATTATGAAATCAAACCTAAAAAATAATGTTGAATGTTACTACGTTAACGGGCTATCTAACATTAGAATTCCCTTCATGTTGTAAACCTGAATTATCCTAACACCACCTTAAATTGTAAGTGCAAAAGCTAATAGACTTGGTTCTTAAAGAATGATTCTCTATTTATAGATTAGTAGCCTTAAGGCTACATGAAGCTGGCAGCGGGATATTACGTTGGCCGGCAATATAAAGAAGATGGGGAATATCTCAGATTTTGTAGTTATATTGTCTAAAAAGCAGAAAATAATCTTCATACAATTTGTGTATTGTTTAGCCGTTCAATTATTGTTAATATAATGAATACATTGGATAGGATCATTCACTGTCAGAAGTAATCCATCTGAATCGGTGTAACTATTGAATGAATTTCGAACTTACATTTCAAAATTGAAAGCGCTTAATTAAAGGTCGTAGGTGGGGAATGTCTTTTGTATTTATCGTTTTTCTTTTATATGAAACGAATATCAATCAATCTACTCAGGAAAATTTTTAATTATCATATCCTATTTGAGGATGGAGGAAGAAATATGAGTAATTTTAAAAAAGAGGATATTATTATTGTAGATAAGAAGGTTGCTAAGCAAACTGTTCTCGTTACTTCGCTTGGTAATGCAATGGAATGGTTTGACTTTGGTCTCTATGCGTATTTAGCTGTTACGATTGGTAAAGTGTTTTTTCCTGAGATTGATCCTTCCCATCAATTGATCTATGCGTTTGCCACTTTTGCCATTGCCTTTATCGCACGTCCAGTCGGCGGTTTTGTTTTTGGGATGTTGGGGGATCGAGTCGGACGAAAGAAAATCCTCTCTCTTACACTAATTATGATGGCAGCTTCTACAGTATTTATCGGCCTTATTCCAAGCTATTCTACTATAGGTATTGCAGCTCCTATTTTGCTACTGATTGCCAGATTAATCCAAGGATTTTCAACTGGAGGCGAATATGCGGGCGCCATGACTTATATAGCTGAATCAACATCGGATAAAAAACGTGGTTTTTTAGCGAGTGGTTTAGAAGTTGGAACACTCGTAGGCTTTGCTGCTAGTGCCGTGTTAGTCACACTTTTGACATACATCCTCGGTCCTGACAAAATGGTTGAATGGGGTTGGCGGCTCCCATTTTTGATTGCTGGACCTTTGGGATTTATTGGTTTTTATTTGCGTTCTCGCTTAGAAGAAACGCCTGCATTCAAGGCTATGGAAGAAGCAAAGGAAGATGACCGGCATCGTGCTTCTCTTAAAGAAATTTTGACACATCATTGGAAGCCTCTTTTAATTTGCATAGGAATTGTATTCTTTTATAACACAGCGCTTTATATGGTTCTCACTTATATGCCATCCTATTTAACTCAAGAACTTGGCTACGGTGAAACAAAGGGATTAGTTTTTTCTCTTCTTGTTATGATTTTAATTATTCCTATTGTATTAGGGATGGGTTATTGGAGCGATCGCATTGGCCGCAACAAGATTGTTAAAGGAGCTTTAATTGGTAACATTTTACTTGGAATACCAGCCTTTATGATGATGAGTTCAAGCAATAGTTTGGTTGTTTTCTCTGGATTGTTTATTCTTGGCAGTATGCTCGCTGCTTTTCAAGGGGCTCTTCCTGCAACATTACCATCCCTATTTTTTACGAAAGTACGTTACGGCTCGCTTGCGATTACGTATAATGTTTCTACCTCTTTATTTGGTGGGACAACCCCACTTGTTATTGCTTGGCTGGTTAGTATGACGAATAATAGCATGATACCCGCTTATTACTTGATAGCTGCTTGTATAATCGGACTTGTAGTAGTTGGCTTTTTTGTTAAAGAAACAGCCGGAAGATCGTTACGGGGGTCTGCACCAACTGTAGAAGATCCAAGCGAAATCGATGAAATATTGAAAAATCCAGATAAGGCTCTTTGGTGGAAAGAAGAAATGCCAGTGGAGGCAGCGGTAGAAGGTAAGTATAATCAAAACGTACCTGCAAACGTAAAGTAAAGAAAGTAAAACACCTTATAAAAGATCTTATTCTCATTTATGAGGTGTTTTACATTTTATTTAAATAAGATGTTTATTACTAATTGGGGTTTCTGTAGCATATGAAGGAAATGAAACCCAATAAATTTGTGTATAAACATTAAGTTAAAAAAGATACTGATGAAGGAGGTTTTGCTAAAATACTAAAAGTTGTATGGAGTTTGAACTTGGCAGCCATCACCGACCTCGTACCGGGCAATAAAAAAAGTCCCCTTCATGTTGGAGGACACTGAAAAAGTCTTCGATAAAGATGGAATCCTCAAATCTTTTTTATGGATTCCACCTTTTTTGCTATATATATGAATCAATTTTATAAATTATTTAATTCATATTTGCCTTACTGTCAAGCAGGTGGTTTCGAAGAACTAGAAACAACAATGTATGATCTTTAGTCCACTCTCTATTATTTAGTCGTTCCAGAAGATAAACTATTGCAAAAAATCAACGAGTTTGATTGACTTCTCAATTGTGCATTACGAACTTAAAGACAAATATTGCCTTGACCATGGTCGAATCAGAAATCACTTAAAAAAATATCCTAACGAGTGGAATTTATTTATTATTCTTAACTATTTGTTTAAAATGATAATTGTAGCTGTTGGCATTCATGTCCTTCAAAACTATGTACAAAAATTGAATAAATACGATTATCTTATTAAAGTTGGACTTCTAATTAGAAATTCCAAAATGATTACATTTGAAAGGAGAGATAGTGAATATGCTGCATGTTAGTGATATTATCGAGCTCCCCCTTTTGAAAACCTCCAAAGTAAAATCAGGTAAAGCTGTTTTAGGTAACAAGTTGGTTGAATGGGTTTCGGTTATTGAAAGCCCTGTTGAAAATTTTGTCAGAGAAAATGAATTTGTACTTAGTACAGGAATTGGCTGTCATGAAGATATTGATATTCTATTAGAATTTGTAATAGATGTATATGATTCGGGGGCATCAGCATTAGCAATTGCTACAGGCCGCTACATATTTGAGATTCCTAAAGAAATCATACAATTTGCGGAAGAAAGAAATTTTATTTTAATAGAAATTCCATGGGAGGTTCGCTTTGCTGATATCATTCATGAAGTGATGAGAGAACTAAATCATATTCAGCAGCATGATTTAAAGCGTTCAAATGGCATTCATCAAGTGTTAATTCAAATGATTTTAGATGGTAAAAACTTAGGACAAATTTCAAATTATGTAGAAAAAGAGCTGGATCTTACCATTTTAATTTTAAACAAGAAAGGAAATCCGGTAGCTGGCAGTGCTAAACAATCAAGGGTCTTTAGTATAAGGAATCAATTCATTAAAAAGCAAAAAAAACGGGAAGCATCCACCCATCCATTGCAATCTAAAATTAGAAAAATATCAGATGAAGAATCGAACTTGTACCACCTCTCCATTCAAACGAATGGAGTACATGAAGGGGAAATTTGTGTTCTTTCTGATATAAACTATCAGTTGAATCAGCAAGAGATTCATATTATAGAACATGCTATGATGGCTTGTGCATTATGGTTTACTCGAAATAGTGTCGTTACGAAAGCTGAGATGCGCTTGCAAAATGATTTTCTATTAAGGATGATTAAGGGTGAGAATCTGTCCGAGGAATATAAAATGACGAAAGCGGAGCAGTTTCAATGCAATTTGAATATCCCCTATGAATGTATTATTGGGTATCCAGAGAATTTAGAATCATTGATGGAAAAAGATTTTAAAAGGAACCCCACAAATGATAATGGGCTGGAAAAAATGATTAGTTACATAAAAGAAGAATTGATATTTGCAGCTGAAGCTGTTAAACATCAAATGTTATTTGCTTATGAAGGCGATTTCATCATCATTTTTTTAGAAGTAACGAAAGAATCTACTACTGATTCAGTTAATCATTTTTTAGATTTGATTGAACGAAGGTTACATCATTTATTTCCTAGTTTGACTTTTTCATGGGGAATCGGAAAACATCAAGAAGGGATTGGGGATTTTTCCCAAAGTTTCAAAAAAGCGAAAGCGGCATTAGATATGGGAAGGACTCAAATTGGAATTGGAAAACGGGTAAAATTTGATGAAATGCGCATGAATCGGTTATTACTCAATTTGGCGATAAATGAGGAAGTACAAGAAATAATAGCCGCCCCGATCTTACCATTAGTTGAATATGACGAGAAACGGGATATGGATTTAATTAATACGTTCAAAGGGTACAACAGAAATAGTGGAAATGTAAGTCAAACTGCACGTGAACTTAATCTTCACCGTCAATCACTTTTATATCGGTTAAGAAAAATTGAATCATTAACAGGACTATCACTCGTTAATCCAGATGATCTTTTCCTGTTGGATTTTAGTATTCGAGTTTGGTCAACAGGTGTCATTAAGAGAGAACAAATCGATACAAATCTCTCAAATATAAATGGATTGTAACAATATAAAAGGGAGTTTGGCACAGTTGCTGTGCCAAACTCCCTTTTATAAATATTTTCCAAGTAAAAACTCTGTTAAAAAAGAAAAAGGTCTACTGTATAATTCAAATTGTATGAAAACAATTTTTGAAAATTCATACACATTATCGAATGTATTATTGAAGTATTCCCCTTATAATAAAGTTAACAAATGGTCATAACTTTGAAAACACAATATTTATACGATAAAGAGAGGGATTACGATGTTGCCATTTAGTATAAAAGAGTATAAAAAACGATTGGATCAAACCAAGAAAAGTATGCTGGAAAAAGGAATTGAAGTTTTAATTGTAACGAACCCAGCTAATATGAATTACCTTTCTGGATATAATAGCTGGTCATTCTATGTTGATCAAATGCTAATCGTTATTGTCGATGAGGATCAGCCAATATGGATAGGCAGAAAAATGGATGCGAATGCTGCAAAAGCTACTACATGGCTTTATCATGAAAATATTATCCCTTACCCAGAAGACCATGTCCATTCGAAAACAAAGCATCCTAGTGAATTTGCTGCTCAAATTTTAACACAAATTGGCCAATCAAACCGGCGAATTGGACTTGAAATGGATTCTTATTATTTTTCAGTACAATCTTACGAATGCTTAAAAAGAAATCTTCCAAATGCGAAATTCTCTGATGCTAGTTTACTAGTCAACTATGTTCGTATTATTAAATCCGATCAGGAGATTGAATTCATGAAGAGAGCAGCAAAAATTGTAGAAATCGGCATGCAAACTGCTGTGAATTCGATCCAAGAAGGCGTTAGAGAGTGTGATGTAGTTGCCGATATTTATCGAGACTTAATCCGTGGGACGAATGATTTTGGGGGTGATTACCCTGCGATCGTACCAATGCTGCCTGCTGGGGAAAATACATCTACCCCACATATCACATGGACTGATAAGAAATATACAAATAATCAAATGGTTATTATTGAAATAGCTGGATGCCACCAGCGCTACCATGCACCACTAGCACGTACCGTTTCACTTGGAAAGCCAAGTCAAGAAGCAATGGATGTATCCAAAATTGTAGTTGAGGGATTAAACGCCGCCCTTGAACTAGTCAAACCAGGTACTACTTGTGAAGAGCTTGAACTCGCCTGGTCAAAAGTTATTTCACAGCATGGAATTGTCAAAGAATCAAGAATTGGTTATTCAATGGGATTAAATTATCCACCTGATTGGGGCGAGCATACAGCGAGCATTCGTAGAGGGGATCTCACAGTTTTAGAGCCGAATATGACGTTCCACTTAATACCAGGACTATGGTTTGATCATTATGGGATTGAAATAAGTGAATCTTTCAGAGTGACAGAAACTGGCTGTGAAGTGCTCACAAATTTTCCAAGAGAGTTGATTGTAAATGAAAATTATAATCTTCAAGTTTAAAAGAGCTACAGTTATGTAGGAGATTGTAGACAAGGAGGTAATTTAATAGATGATCGTAACCAATGACCTTAATAGAGAGGCAATGGCATTCGAACACCAGCTTGTAAGCTGGAGGAGACATCTTCATCAATACCCCGAATTAAGTTTTCAAGAATATCAAACGGCACATTTTGTTGCTGAAACATTGAAGGGGATAGAAGTTGTTTCCATTCAAACAAATATTGCCAACACAGGAATCGTAGCATCCATTTCTACTGGAGAAGGAAAAACAGTGGCGATTCGTGCTGACATGGATGCCTTGCCAATAACGGAAAAAAATGAACATGGCTTTCAATCAAAAATTCCAGGTGTTATGCACGCTTGCGGTCATGACGCCCATACAGCGATTTTGCTTGGTACAGCGAAAATTCTTGCAAAAAAAGCAAAAGAAGGATTATTTCAAGGAACGGTAAAACTAATTTTCCAGCCTGCAGAAGAAGCGACTGATCATGAAGGTTTATCAGGGGCACCACGAATGATGCAGGAGGGGATATTGGAAAATGTAGAGTCCATTATTGCTCTTCATATGTGTCCATGGGAGCCTGTAGGAACAATACAAATGAATGATGGCTATAGTATGGCGAATGTCGATGTTTTCCATGGGATAATAAGAGCGACAGGCGGGCATGGGGGATATCCGCATTTGGGAACGGATCCCATTTGGATGCTAGGATCCTTCTTGCAAGCATTTTATGGGATTATCTCTAGGAAAATATCTGCACTAGATACAGCCGTTGCGAGCATTGGTCAAATCCAGACGGGAACTGCCAGCAATATCATTCCTGAAGAAATATCTATAACAGGTACATTAAGGACCAATTCACCTGAAGTCAGAGATCAGCTGGCGAACGAGGTGGAGCAAGCATTTAAAGTGGTTGAGCCATTCGGAGGATCTTATACATTCGAAGTTGAACGCGGGGAGCCAGCTTTAAATAATAATCCAAAAGTAAATGAAATGATAAAAAATGCTGCAACAGAATTATACCCAGCGATAAAAATCGTACAAAAACCATTTGGACTTGGCGGAGAAGATTTCGGATATATGACAAAACAGATTCCAGGAGCCATGTTCTTTCTCGGATGTGCACTGCAGGATGGGATTTCACGTGACTTGCATACGAATATTTTTGATATTGATGAGCGCTGTCTTCCAATGGGCGTATCCATTCTTACAGAATCTGCTCTTAAATTACTAAAGCATCATTAATAATACTTTTATAATTTCTCAGGAAGGTGTGAGGTTTATGAAAACTGAAGTACTTAGCATGAAAATGTTCCTTGCGGGTGAATGGATCAGTAAAGAGGAATCGATTGCAGTATTAAACCCCCAAGACGATTCATTTATTACAAGTGTTCCTGCAGCATCAGCAGAAGATATGCTAATTGCCATTGAACAAGCGAAAGAAGGGGCTCAAATTGCTGCTTCGATGCCAGTTCACCAAAGGATCAGCATCTTAAACAAGGCTGCCAATTATATAAATGAAAATAGCGAAAAATATGCTGAAACGATTGCACTGGAAGGTAGTAAAACCATTCTTCAAGCAAGAGCCGAAGTGAAACGCTGTATCCAAACATTGCAAATATCAGCTGAAGAAGCAAGACGTATACATGGAGAAACAATTCCTTTCGATCAAGGAGAAGGCAGTGAGGATCGCCTTGGATATTATTATCGTTTTCCAATTGGAATCATTGCCGCCATTACACCTTTTAATGACCCACTCAACTTAGTTGCACATAAAGTCGGTCCTGCCATAGCCTCAGGAAATGCCATTATCGTTAAGCCGGCAACTGTTACGCCTCTTAGTGCTCTTCTTTTAGCGGAAGCATTTGAAGCTGCAGGTTTGCCTCCTAAAGTGATCTCCGTTATAACAGGGCATGGAGGGGAAATAGGCGATATACTAATTACTCATCCAGCCATTCGAATGGTTTCCTTTACAGGCGGACTCGAAACTGGAGAAAAAATTGCACATAAAGCAGGTTTGAAAAAGATTAGCATGGAGCTTGGATCCAATTCTCCTGTCATCATTTTGAAGGATGCCGATCTCCCAGGGGCTGTTGAAGCAACCGTTTCAGGAGCGTTCTATGCAGTGGGGCAAAACTGTCTAGGAGTCCAGCGTGTTTATATTGAACAGGATATTTACGATGAATTCTGCTCAGAGTTCATTGTTCGAGTAAGGCAATATCGAGTTGGCGATAAGATGCTAGAAACAACAGACATGGGTCCAATGATTAGTGAAAAGGAAGCGATGAGGGTAGAAAAATGGGTGAATGAAGCCGTTGATAAAGGTGCAACTCTCCTAATTGGAGGCAAGCGTGAAGGCGCATTTTATTCTCCGACCGTCTTAACAGATGTACCAGCAGATTGCACAATCGCGCAGCAGGAGATATTTGGCCCAGTTGTATTACTGTACCCCGTTGATGATTTTTCTTCTGCGATTGAAAAATCAAACGACGTAGACTATGGACTGCAGGCTGGAATTTTTACGAGAGATATTGAAAAAGCATTTGAAGCAATCGAAAAAATGAATGTTGGTGGAATTATGATTAATGACAGTAGTGATTATCGGATTGACGGTATGCCATTTGGCGGTGTCAAGGGATCTGGACTGGGAAGAGAAGGTGTGAAGTATGCCATCCAGGAGATGACAGAGCCAAAGGTCGTTAGTTTTAAGCTGAATTATAAAAAATCAATGTAATCTGAATGCAGGGAAACCTTTTACTAGGCTTCAAAACAGCCACAAAACAGGCAATCTAATAGCTTAATAGATGAAAAAATAAAAAATACAATTAATAAAATTATACCTGGAGGGGAAATTAATATGTTATTAAAAGTAACTGAAAGCGGACAAAAAAAATACGAAGAATTGGCTGAACTTGATAAAAAGCATTTCTTTCATCCATCCACTTCATTCAGACAACAACAGGCAGAAGGACCAGGATTTATTTTTACAGAAGGAAATGGAATCTATTTAAAAGATATAAGAGGAAGAGAAGTCATTGATAGTTTATCTTCTTTGTGGAATGTAAATATCGGCCATGGAAGAGAAGAGCTTGCCATTGCAGCTATGGAGCAAATGAAAAAACTAGCTTACAGCTCAACATTCGCAACTAACAGCCATGAACCAGTTATTCGATTAGCAGCAAAAATTGCTGAAATGGCACCTGGAGATTTGAACTATACTTTCTTCACATGTGGAGGTTCAGAATCAAATGACACTGCATTTAAAACAGCACGTTACTACTGGAAGATGAAAGGGTATGAAAATAAAACAAAAATCATTTCTCGCGGCAAATCTTATCATGGTGTATCCATTGGTGCTTCACCTGCCACAGGATTGTTCCCATTCAGAGATTTCCCAGGATTATCTCAAGATCACCTATATGTAGATTCTTCCATTGAGGCACTGAAGGAAATGATTGAGCGTGAAGGTGCAGAAACCATTGCAGCCATCATTTCTGAACCGGTTCAAGGTTCTGGCGGCGTTAACTTACCACCTTCACAAAACTTCTTTAAAGAAGTTCGTGAGATCTGTGATCAAAATGATATCTTGTTCATTGCTGATGAGGTTATCAATGGTTTCTACAGAACTGGTAAAAACTTTGGAATCGACAACTTTGATGTTGTACCTGATATGATGGCAATTGCGAAAGGTATTACTAGCGGTTATGCTCCGCTTGGAGGGGTAGTATTCACCGATAGACTTAAAGAAGAGTTAACGGAACTGACAGAGGGTAACTTCTACCACGGATATACGTACAGCGGTCATAATACTGCCTGCGCAGTGGCTCTTAAAAACTTAGAACTTATTGAACAGGAAAAATTAAATGAAAATGTAAACCAAATGGGTGCAGAATTGCTAAAAGGATTCAAATATTTAGAGCAAGCTCATGATGAAATTGGAAATATCCGTCAAATTGGTTTGCTTGGTGCCGTTGAAATTTTTAAAGATAGAGAAACAAAAACAACATTCGAAGAATCGGTTGCACCTAAGGTAGTAGAGGAAGCCCTTAAACATGATATGATCGGCCGAGCAATTGTTTATGAAGGTCAGGATACAATTGCATTTGCACCACCATTCTGTATCACAAAAGATGAAGTAGAAAAAATGATTTCGATTATTGATACTTCCTTAACAGCAGTTAAAAAAAGACTATAATAGAAAGATAATTTAATGTCTTATATGGGAATCTATCATCAATAGACTGAATTATGAAAATATTTCCATTAACCATCTAAGGCAAGGAAGATACTCTGAAGGTCGTCCAAGTGCATTTGCGAGGAGTCACCCTGTTAAACGGTACGGAAAAATCAGCTTTAGTTTACCGACGGGATTTTCAATTAGATCCTTTTCCAATACCGATAACATCGCATGATGTAAAGGCAGGGTGATTTATAAAAAAGGTGGGTAGCATTGTGGTAAATACGATTGAAAAACAAGATGTACGAATTGAGAAAGACTTTTTAGGATCAAAAGAAGTTCCTAAGCATTGTTATTACGGGATACAAACACTACGTGCCGTTGAAAACTTCCCAATAACAGGATATAAGGCTCATGAAGAACTTATTAAGGCTTTAGCCATTGTTAAAAAAGCTGCGGCTCTTGCTAATATGGATGTAAAGCATCTATATGAAGAATTGGGAAATGTAATTGTCCAAGCTGCAGATGAGATTATTGAAGGAAAAAGAAATGATGAATTCCTTGTTGATCCTATTCAAGGTGGAGCCGGTACATCAATGAACATGAATATAAATGAAATGATTGCTAACCGTGCTCTTGAGCTGATTGGGCATGAAAAAGGGTCATATATGTATCTAAGTCCAAACAGTCATGTAAATATGTCACAATCAACAAATGATGTATTCCCAACTGCTATTCATATAGCAACTCTCAATTTATTAGAGAAACTATTAAAAACTATGAATCATATGCAAGATGTGTTTCAGGAAAAATCCCAAAAATTTGACCATATTATAAAAATGGGACGGACACATTTACAAGATGCTGTTCCAATCAGACTTGGTCAAGAGTTTGAAGCATATAGTCGTGTTTTGGAGCGTGACATGAAACGCATTAAGCAATCACGTGAACATTTATATAAGGTAAATATGGGAGCAACAGCTGTAGGAACAGGATTAAATGCAGATCCTCGTTATATTGAAAAGGTTGTGAGTTACCTAGCACATATAAGTCAACTTCCATTACAAAGTGCTGATCACCTTGTTGATGCTACCCAAAATACTGATGTTTATACTGAAGTTTCTGCTAGCTTAAAAGTTTGTATGATTAATATGTCTAAGATTGCTAATGATATCCGATTAATGGCTTCTGGTCCCCGTGCAGGATTAGCTGAACTTATATTACCAGCTCGTCAACCTGGCTCATCTATTATGCCTGGAAAGGTCAACCCGGTAATGCCTGAAATGATTAATCAAGTAGCTTTTCAAGTAATCGGTAACGATCATACAATTTGTCTAGCTTCAGAAGCAGGTCAGCTTGAACTAAATGTTATGGAGCCTGTTCTCGTATTTAATTTGCTCCAGTCAATCAGCATTATGAATAATGCATTCCATGCTTTTACAGAACATTGCTTAAGAGACATTGAAGCAAATGAGGAACGTTTAAAGGAGTACGTAGAAAAAAGTGTAGGGATTATTACAGCCGTAAATCCACATATCGGATATGAAGTAGCAGCACGTATTGCTAGAGAGGCTGTCTTAAAT of Oceanobacillus zhaokaii contains these proteins:
- the aspA gene encoding aspartate ammonia-lyase; the encoded protein is MEKQDVRIEKDFLGSKEVPKHCYYGIQTLRAVENFPITGYKAHEELIKALAIVKKAAALANMDVKHLYEELGNVIVQAADEIIEGKRNDEFLVDPIQGGAGTSMNMNINEMIANRALELIGHEKGSYMYLSPNSHVNMSQSTNDVFPTAIHIATLNLLEKLLKTMNHMQDVFQEKSQKFDHIIKMGRTHLQDAVPIRLGQEFEAYSRVLERDMKRIKQSREHLYKVNMGATAVGTGLNADPRYIEKVVSYLAHISQLPLQSADHLVDATQNTDVYTEVSASLKVCMINMSKIANDIRLMASGPRAGLAELILPARQPGSSIMPGKVNPVMPEMINQVAFQVIGNDHTICLASEAGQLELNVMEPVLVFNLLQSISIMNNAFHAFTEHCLRDIEANEERLKEYVEKSVGIITAVNPHIGYEVAARIAREAVLNGKPVRELCLRYDVLTEEELELILNPYEMTKPGISGAALLDTD